One Longimicrobiaceae bacterium genomic region harbors:
- a CDS encoding siderophore-interacting protein has product MTLAFAVQVTAVQQLSPNFRRITLGGYSLWSFGVHGSTLDLRVKLMIPSQAADGTAVPLPEFRTEQAGWYREWLTMDPATRGSMRTYTVRQERLDAVYPELDIDFVRHFDETGNGGPAANWALNAKPGDTLTLIGPNNRAAHCVTAQTYSGIEWRPGMAERVLLAGDETAVPAIGAILEALPPYMSGHAILEVPEAGDFQDLHTEADVEITWLARGAAIGRSRPHGTLLQEAVRAAVPVPGWVGIKFPERAAGPEPEDVNVDQEILWETPARMDSAAIGASKNPDKPAGALPFYAWIAGEAGAIKELRRYLVRDVGIDRKQVAFMGYWRQGRAEV; this is encoded by the coding sequence ATGACCCTCGCGTTCGCGGTCCAGGTCACGGCGGTCCAGCAGCTTAGCCCGAACTTCCGCCGGATCACCCTCGGCGGCTATTCACTGTGGAGCTTCGGCGTGCACGGCAGCACCTTGGACCTGCGGGTCAAGCTCATGATCCCGTCCCAGGCCGCGGACGGCACCGCAGTGCCGCTGCCGGAATTCCGCACGGAGCAGGCCGGCTGGTACCGCGAATGGCTAACCATGGACCCGGCCACCCGAGGCTCCATGCGCACCTACACGGTCCGGCAGGAGCGACTGGACGCCGTCTACCCGGAGCTCGACATCGACTTCGTGCGGCATTTCGATGAGACGGGCAACGGCGGCCCGGCCGCCAACTGGGCACTGAATGCCAAACCGGGGGACACCCTGACCCTGATCGGGCCCAACAACCGGGCCGCCCACTGCGTCACGGCGCAAACGTACTCCGGGATCGAGTGGCGGCCGGGCATGGCCGAGCGGGTGCTGCTTGCCGGGGATGAGACGGCGGTTCCCGCCATCGGCGCGATCCTCGAAGCGCTCCCGCCGTACATGAGCGGCCACGCCATCCTCGAGGTGCCCGAGGCCGGCGACTTCCAGGACCTCCACACCGAGGCCGACGTCGAGATCACCTGGCTGGCGCGCGGCGCTGCGATCGGGCGCTCGCGTCCGCACGGCACGCTGCTGCAGGAGGCGGTCCGGGCCGCCGTGCCTGTCCCCGGCTGGGTGGGCATCAAATTCCCTGAGCGCGCCGCCGGGCCCGAGCCCGAGGACGTCAACGTGGACCAGGAGATCCTCTGGGAGACGCCGGCCCGGATGGATAGCGCCGCGATCGGCGCCAGCAAGAATCCGGACAAGCCCGCGGGGGCCCTGCCGTTCTACGCATGGATCGCCGGGGAAGCCGGGGCCATCAAGGAGCTGCGGCGCTACCTGGTGCGGGACGTCGGGATCGACCGCAAGCAGGTGGCGTTCATGGGGTACTGGCGGCAGGGGAGGGCTGAGGTCTAG
- a CDS encoding ABC transporter ATP-binding protein encodes MAVLHATGLTLRYDQRTVIAGLSAGIPEGKVTMIVGANACGKSTLLRGLSRLLKPAAGIVALDGKDIHTRPAREVARTLGLLPQHPTAPDGITVRDLVGRGRYPHQGVFRSWRAGDSSHHDLAVQRALAATGTLELAARNVDELSGGQRQRVWIAMALAQETEVLLLDEPTTYLDLAHQVEVLDLITDLNRTRGTTLAIVLHDLNLAARYSDHVIAMKDGRIVAEGASGDVITAELVREVFALDSRVVPDPVSGTPLVIPLGRHHAHSEPVTSAPAGSIPTLELVP; translated from the coding sequence ATGGCAGTTCTGCACGCCACCGGCCTGACCCTTCGATACGATCAGCGCACCGTCATCGCAGGTCTGTCCGCCGGCATCCCCGAGGGCAAGGTGACCATGATCGTCGGCGCCAACGCCTGCGGTAAGTCCACCCTGCTCCGTGGCCTGTCCCGGCTGCTCAAGCCCGCCGCCGGAATCGTCGCCCTGGACGGCAAGGACATTCACACCCGCCCCGCCCGCGAGGTCGCCCGCACCCTGGGCCTGCTCCCGCAACACCCGACGGCGCCGGACGGCATCACGGTGCGGGACCTAGTGGGCCGCGGCCGGTACCCGCACCAGGGCGTCTTCCGCTCCTGGCGCGCGGGCGATTCCTCGCACCATGACCTCGCGGTCCAGCGGGCGCTGGCGGCGACCGGAACGCTTGAGCTTGCCGCTCGGAACGTGGACGAGCTCTCCGGCGGGCAGCGCCAGCGTGTGTGGATCGCGATGGCGCTGGCGCAGGAAACGGAGGTGCTGCTGCTCGATGAGCCCACCACCTACCTAGACCTCGCCCACCAAGTCGAGGTGCTGGACCTGATCACCGATCTGAACCGCACGCGCGGCACCACCTTGGCGATCGTGCTGCACGACCTCAACCTTGCCGCGCGGTACTCGGACCACGTCATTGCCATGAAGGACGGCCGGATTGTGGCCGAAGGAGCCTCCGGCGACGTGATCACCGCGGAGCTGGTCCGCGAAGTGTTCGCACTGGACTCCCGAGTTGTACCGGATCCGGTCTCCGGGACGCCGCTGGTCATCCCGCTCGGCCGCCACCACGCCCATTCCGAACCCGTCACGTCGGCGCCCGCCGGCTCGATCCCAACCCTGGAGCTGGTCCCATGA